The following nucleotide sequence is from Aspergillus nidulans FGSC A4 chromosome I.
CGTCATCACGATCCATCACCTCATAGTTTCATCACTTCTCCGTAAATCAGGGCAGGGCCTCGACTCGAACGGCCTTGGACTAACTAGATGGGGGTTCGGGGAAAATCCCggaatggagacgacgaCGCGGCCGTTGGGACTCTTTGAATTGCGAATTCCTGAAGGATTAGTGGAGATTCTTGTTCTATTAGGGGCTTAGAGTGATAGTGCGACGACGATGCTGGAGCTAGAAGTTCGCTCTTCCTTCTAGTCGTCTGGGCTGGGTAAGGGTTGCAACCGGACGGGGGGATTAGGAGTCGGAGAGCGTCGGAGTTGCGCCGGGTGAACTGCGGcagttggcgatggagaACGAGCGAGCGACAAGGGTTCGACCGCGTTGGACCCGTGGTTCAGGTTCGGGCTATCCCCAGAGTAGATATATTATACCGGAGCAGGTTCCGAAACAGATAGTATAGAGTACGATCGAATCGATATCAATGAACCGTACTTATCCAGAGTACAATACTTCGTAGAGATGCTGTCTCTACAAAATAAATCCCAGGAGAATTCTCCTCAGCGGATATTCGCCGGAACCCCGCGCATACCGCGAATTTGGAGGCCTCGCGGGCGGAGATCATATTGAAGACTGTGATCACAAACGACCGCTGATCGGATAATTGCTTTTGCTCTGTAGAAGTACGATCTCCCCGTCTGCACGGAGTACCGCGCCTAGTATCCGTGATTCCAGTGGCCAAgtgtacaggaggagtttCTGCGAGAATACACCGAGTCTTTGCGGTCGCTCCAACTCACCCAACTCACCAGTCATATTGTTTGCGACCGTGTTTGCAGTTGACGCGGTTGCTGGCAATGCTGACCGCTACAACCGCCATGAAGGCCTGAACCCTTATCAAACTGATAATtcatgcagctgcagctacGACTGCAACAACGACTGCAGAATCCTAGCCCGGCTGGTCGCACATCCGCCGGGTAAGTAACAGAAATACTTCAAATGGCCAGGGCCCGGGAGAATTTGAAGGTGACCAGAGGAGCGGTGAGATGCGTGACGAGTCCAGCACTGACAAAGTACAAACAGACCGCTTATTAGAGACTCCTACGGAACGTATTCAGTAGCTACAATGGACGTCAGACTGGACAGGCCGGAAATTGCACCGCGATACTCCGTGCTCTACGGAGACAACTGAAGACTGAAGAATCTGGAGAAGGATGGATACAGTACGGAGTAAGAGCTGGAGTAAGAGTCAGCCGGTAGATACTTGTCTTGTCTGGGGAAGAATTGTTCCGGAAAATAATATAATCGCGGCTAAATCCACGAGAATAAATAAATCGATAAATCGAAAATTCCCAAACAGGAAATCCCCATGCCCCCAAATTCCATCCGATCTTCCCCGGCCCGCGGACCGACTCAGCATACGGAGGAAGGAATCCGACACAAAGAAGGGtgaaaggaagaaggcgtAAACAGTTTAAAAAGCCAGATCAGCGCTCAAGGGGGCGCGTTTTCTTGTTGGACTTTGAGTCTCGTACTTTTTCTTGTGTTGAGTGCCAAACCGTCAGGCATCTATCATCTTTCTCTATCATCTGGCATCTGCTGGATAGATCAGTCAAACAGTATTATTGACAAATGGTTCAACTGCATCCCTCGTACAGCTGCCGGAGCGCCATCCGCGCCTGATCGCCTTGACTCGCAGTTGTGTGAGACTCGCCAGTGGACGCCTCATTATTGTGGGCCCCCGAATATTCAAATTTCAAAAATCGAATCTGGAAcgaaataaaaaaaataaataaaaaaaaggacCCCCGCGGCGCCTTATCTGCTGGGAGATGCAAGGGAGTCCAGAACCCCGATCGATCTGGCCCTTCCAAGTTCTTTCACCATCACTTCCAGGCTCCATATATGACCCTTTCACGCCCACTGCCCGGCCCTGTTctggccttcttcacctACCACACACCATCCAACACAACATTTCAGGATTGAGCCTTTACCACTCTGGCCTCTGAACATCCACTCTCCCATCTCATCCATACAACAATACAATACAATCGTCTCTCCACTCCTACACAACACATACAGCCACACACAGCAAAATGGTTTATCCATTCCAGCCCTGGAGCAGGGACTCATCCAGCGTCCGCTCTTCCCTTAGCGAAGCCAGCCCCAGCAACACTCACGCCTACTTCGACctgagcttcagcagctcatACTTGCCCGTGGGCAGCCTCAGCAATAACatcccaccaccaccaccgccttCACCCAACGATGACCTACTCGACATTACTCCCCAGAAATGCAGCTTCTCTTCGAACTCCACCAACAACGCCTGCGCTTTCCCGTCGTGGCCAAACCGGCCATCTCTGATCAGCTGCGACTCCGGGGAATCGACAGCGTCCGCTTACCTGTCCGACGAGGATCTCTTCCCTGATGGCCCGATGACCCCAGAACCCGCCAGCAGTATCGACGAGGAATCCGCCGCTATGGACCCGCGTATGGGCGGCACCAGCCTCACGACCGAGCAGCAGATCCAGATGCTCCGCGTTTTggccgaagaagaggcccaGCGTGCTCGGTTCCTCGCGCAGGTGCAGGCCCACGCGAAGGCGCAGCAGGCGATCCGGGTTGCCCAGCTCGCAgcgacggagaaggagaCCAACAAGCGCaccaagaagcgcaagccgGTCGTTGCTGAAAAGAAGCGACGGACGACCTCGTCTTCCAAGGTCGTCTACCGGTCGTAAACACGACCGGTGGTCAGTCCCGCGCAGGCGTAGGGCTTCCTTCCATTCGAAAATGAAACAACCCGATTTCGACCGATTTCGAAAACTACATCCTTGTACGAACTCGGTCAGCCATCGACATCAGCGTCAGCAAGCAGCCTCAGCCGGGCTCTCAGCATGACAGGCGCGAGCACGTGCGTCGG
It contains:
- a CDS encoding uncharacterized protein (transcript_id=CADANIAT00007720), which translates into the protein MQLQLRLQQRLQNPSPAGRTSAGPLIRDSYGTYSVATMDVRLDRPEIAPRYSVLYGDN
- a CDS encoding protein oefB (transcript_id=CADANIAT00007721) codes for the protein MVYPFQPWSRDSSSVRSSLSEASPSNTHAYFDLSFSSSYLPVGSLSNNIPPPPPPSPNDDLLDITPQKCSFSSNSTNNACAFPSWPNRPSLISCDSGESTASAYLSDEDLFPDGPMTPEPASSIDEESAAMDPRMGGTSLTTEQQIQMLRVLAEEEAQRARFLAQVQAHAKAQQAIRVAQLAATEKETNKRTKKRKPVVAEKKRRTTSSSKVVYRS